The following coding sequences are from one uncultured Bacteroides sp. window:
- a CDS encoding C4-type zinc ribbon domain-containing protein, with the protein MAKEAKNELKELTVEEKLKALYQLQTMLSEIDKIKTLRGELPLEVQDLEDEVAGLNTRIDKIKAEIEELQLAISTKKNEITSAKASVDKYKTQQDNVRNNREYDFLSKEIEFQTLEIELCEKRIKEFTTDEKEKSEELAGCLVLLDERKQDLEQKRGELDEIVSETKHEEEKLRDKAKTLETTIEPRLLQSFKRIRKNSRNGLAIVYVQRDACGGCFNKIPPQRQLDIRTRKKIIVCEYCGRIMIDPELAGIEIEVKVEKPEKVTKSRKKAK; encoded by the coding sequence ATGGCTAAAGAAGCAAAGAACGAACTAAAGGAACTTACTGTTGAAGAGAAATTGAAAGCTCTGTATCAACTACAAACAATGTTGTCTGAAATAGATAAGATTAAGACGCTAAGAGGAGAACTTCCTCTTGAAGTTCAAGATCTTGAAGACGAAGTTGCTGGTTTAAATACACGTATCGATAAAATAAAAGCTGAAATTGAAGAGTTGCAATTGGCTATTTCTACTAAAAAGAATGAAATTACCTCTGCTAAAGCATCTGTTGATAAATATAAAACTCAACAAGATAACGTACGCAACAATCGTGAATATGACTTCTTAAGCAAAGAAATAGAATTTCAAACGCTCGAAATAGAACTTTGCGAGAAACGTATCAAAGAATTTACCACTGACGAGAAGGAAAAATCGGAAGAGCTTGCTGGATGTCTTGTACTATTGGATGAAAGAAAACAAGATTTGGAACAAAAAAGGGGAGAGCTTGATGAGATTGTTTCTGAAACTAAGCATGAAGAAGAGAAACTGAGAGATAAAGCTAAAACGCTTGAAACAACAATTGAACCAAGATTGCTTCAATCTTTCAAACGTATTCGTAAGAATTCTCGTAACGGCTTGGCTATTGTCTATGTGCAACGTGATGCTTGTGGAGGTTGCTTTAATAAAATACCACCTCAGAGACAACTTGATATCCGTACTCGTAAAAAAATTATTGTTTGCGAATATTGTGGTAGAATCATGATCGACCCTGAATTAGCTGGTATTGAAATAGAAGTAAAGGTTGAAAAACCTGAGAAAGTAACAAAGAGTAGGAAGAAAGCAAAATAA
- a CDS encoding Nif3-like dinuclear metal center hexameric protein — MKIKEVVSALERFAPLPLQDGWDNSGLQIGLTDAETTGALLCLDVTEAVLDEAIASGCNLIISHHPLLFKGFKSITGKDYIERCVLKAIKNDLAIYSAHTNLDNAQGGVNFKIAEKIGLKNIRILEEKENSLLKLVTFVPFAQADNVRKRLFSAGCGNIGNYDSCSFNMKGEGTFQAKEGTNPFCGTIGNVHHEGEVRIETILPVFKKSEVERALIEAHPYEEPAYDFYSLQNAWKQSGAGIVGELESPETELEFLKRIKKIFEVGCLKHNKLLGREIQTIAICGGSGAFLLGNAIASKADVFITGEMKYHDYFGHDSDILIAEIGHYESEQYTKEIFYSIIRDLFPNFTVLISKINTNPIKYL, encoded by the coding sequence ATGAAAATTAAGGAAGTAGTAAGCGCCCTTGAAAGGTTCGCGCCTCTGCCATTGCAAGACGGATGGGATAATTCTGGTTTGCAAATCGGGCTAACAGATGCGGAAACAACAGGGGCTTTGTTGTGTTTGGACGTTACTGAAGCTGTGCTTGATGAAGCAATAGCATCGGGATGCAATCTCATAATCTCTCATCACCCGCTCCTTTTTAAAGGATTCAAATCTATTACAGGGAAAGATTATATAGAGCGCTGTGTTCTTAAGGCAATAAAGAATGATCTTGCAATATACTCTGCTCATACGAATTTGGATAATGCGCAGGGAGGAGTCAATTTTAAGATTGCTGAAAAGATAGGTTTAAAGAATATACGCATCTTGGAAGAGAAGGAAAACAGTTTGCTTAAATTGGTTACTTTTGTTCCTTTCGCTCAAGCAGATAATGTTCGTAAAAGACTTTTTTCTGCCGGATGTGGTAATATTGGCAACTATGATTCCTGTAGCTTCAACATGAAAGGGGAAGGTACTTTTCAGGCAAAAGAAGGAACAAATCCTTTTTGCGGTACCATAGGAAATGTGCATCATGAAGGAGAAGTTAGGATTGAGACAATTTTGCCTGTTTTTAAGAAATCTGAGGTGGAAAGAGCATTGATTGAAGCGCATCCATATGAAGAACCTGCTTATGATTTTTATTCTTTGCAAAATGCTTGGAAGCAATCCGGAGCAGGTATAGTAGGAGAGTTGGAGTCTCCGGAAACGGAACTTGAATTTCTTAAGCGTATAAAAAAAATATTTGAAGTAGGTTGCCTGAAGCATAATAAACTGTTGGGTCGAGAAATTCAAACTATTGCTATATGTGGAGGTTCAGGTGCTTTTCTATTAGGCAATGCGATAGCTTCTAAAGCTGACGTTTTTATCACAGGAGAGATGAAATACCATGACTATTTTGGTCATGATTCTGATATATTAATTGCTGAAATCGGACATTACGAAAGTGAGCAATATACAAAAGAAATTTTCTATTCCATAATCAGGGATTTATTTCCTAATTTTACGGTACTAATTAGTAAGATAAATACAAATCCCATAAAATATTTATAA
- a CDS encoding VOC family protein — translation MHISHIAIWTQQLEELKQFYVTYFGGESNSKYINPLKGFESYFISFCGGNTSLELMSRKDIIKTITEKDCLGLTHFAFSVGSKNAVTELTERLRKDGYQIVGEPRTTGDGYYESIVLDPDGNCVEITD, via the coding sequence ATGCATATTAGTCACATAGCTATCTGGACACAACAGTTGGAAGAACTGAAACAGTTTTATGTTACTTATTTCGGAGGCGAAAGTAATAGTAAATATATAAATCCGTTGAAAGGTTTTGAATCTTACTTTATTAGCTTTTGCGGAGGTAACACCTCATTGGAATTAATGTCGAGGAAAGATATTATAAAAACAATTACAGAGAAAGATTGTTTAGGATTAACTCATTTTGCTTTTTCAGTAGGCAGTAAGAATGCTGTGACGGAATTGACGGAACGACTTAGGAAAGATGGTTACCAGATAGTTGGTGAACCGCGAACTACGGGTGATGGCTACTACGAAAGCATTGTGCTGGATCCAGATGGTAACTGTGTGGAAATTACTGATTAA